One Micromonospora craniellae genomic region harbors:
- a CDS encoding glycogen debranching N-terminal domain-containing protein — MNRVRNLRVRPDLLYLCRSAPRPSKGYTQLSYAELGAGDQLPSRAAYLTVARFVGAGLRTGLAVLSYADVPLDLRLRIELDADFADTVEAERGQRVQSGAVERRWDPKERELRLTYRCDGLDRAVAIRVRTDQPIRYADDGFEVDLALPSRERRQVEILVEPVFDGERLVAPPPSFTDSGDMAGSARARLERVFTQLTSANFDVTAAWRCAAEDLAGLPLGEPAGPTAPIAGLPIYQEIFGRDTMTASWQALLAGPTMLADSLRLNAEHLGQRIDDWRDEEPGKPLHEARQGPMSALGLDPLSHYHGDWSTAPDFLVFLGQYYAWTADLDTVRELLPAARRALDWLDRFGDEDLDGFLEYHCRSRNGVKNQGWKDSDDAVVDEHGRLVPNPIATSELQAYWYAALRHAAVTFTVTGHPAVGARLFRRARDLRRRFHRAFWMPDRGCYAMALGPDGRPVRSVNSNDGHLLATGIVPTRIAPMVADRLLAPDMFSGWGIRTLSAAHPAYNPFRYHRGSVWPVEAGTIGLGLARYGCWDHLHRLAEGTFAASALFAEHRLPEVLSGLPRDTFPHPGVYPDSCSPQAWSASAVIALVQALLALRPAAPLRAILLDPHLPSWLPDLRLEGVRVGGRTFDLTVRRRSGGRMSVQTRGDRIAVLRRPTRQASATRRHRP, encoded by the coding sequence ATGAACCGGGTCCGCAACCTGCGTGTCCGCCCCGACCTGCTCTACCTGTGCCGTTCAGCACCGCGACCGTCCAAGGGGTACACCCAACTGTCGTACGCCGAGCTGGGCGCCGGTGACCAGCTGCCCTCACGGGCGGCGTACCTCACCGTGGCGCGGTTCGTGGGGGCCGGGCTGCGGACCGGGCTGGCCGTGCTCAGCTACGCCGACGTACCGCTGGACCTGCGGCTGCGGATCGAGTTGGACGCCGACTTCGCGGACACCGTCGAGGCCGAGCGGGGCCAGCGCGTGCAGTCCGGCGCGGTCGAGCGCCGGTGGGACCCGAAGGAGCGGGAGCTGCGACTGACGTACCGCTGCGACGGCCTGGACCGGGCGGTGGCGATCCGGGTCCGGACGGACCAGCCGATCCGGTACGCCGACGACGGCTTCGAGGTCGACCTGGCGCTGCCGTCCCGCGAGCGCCGGCAGGTGGAGATCCTCGTCGAGCCCGTCTTCGACGGCGAACGGCTCGTCGCGCCGCCACCGAGCTTCACCGACTCCGGTGACATGGCCGGCTCGGCACGCGCCCGACTGGAACGCGTGTTCACCCAGTTGACCAGCGCCAACTTCGATGTGACGGCGGCCTGGCGGTGTGCGGCGGAGGACCTGGCCGGGCTGCCCCTCGGCGAGCCGGCCGGACCGACCGCGCCGATCGCCGGCCTGCCGATCTACCAGGAGATCTTCGGGCGGGACACGATGACCGCCTCGTGGCAGGCCCTGCTGGCCGGCCCGACGATGCTCGCCGACAGCCTCCGGCTCAACGCCGAGCACCTCGGGCAGCGGATCGACGACTGGCGCGACGAGGAACCCGGCAAACCGCTGCACGAGGCGCGCCAGGGGCCGATGTCGGCACTCGGCCTCGACCCGCTCTCGCACTACCACGGCGACTGGTCCACCGCACCGGACTTCCTCGTCTTCCTCGGTCAGTACTACGCCTGGACGGCCGATCTCGACACGGTCCGCGAACTGCTGCCGGCGGCTCGCCGCGCCCTGGACTGGCTCGACCGGTTCGGCGACGAGGACCTCGACGGTTTCCTGGAGTACCACTGCCGCTCCCGCAACGGGGTGAAGAACCAGGGCTGGAAGGACTCCGACGACGCGGTGGTCGACGAGCACGGCCGGCTGGTGCCGAACCCGATCGCGACCAGCGAGTTGCAGGCGTACTGGTACGCCGCCCTGCGGCACGCGGCCGTGACGTTCACGGTGACCGGTCATCCTGCGGTCGGTGCCCGCCTCTTCCGCCGGGCGCGCGACCTGCGTCGCCGGTTCCACCGCGCCTTCTGGATGCCGGACCGGGGCTGCTACGCCATGGCCCTCGGCCCGGACGGGCGGCCGGTCCGCTCGGTCAACTCCAACGACGGCCACCTGCTCGCCACCGGGATCGTGCCGACCCGGATCGCGCCCATGGTGGCCGACCGGCTGCTCGCGCCCGACATGTTCAGCGGGTGGGGCATCCGGACGCTCTCCGCCGCGCACCCGGCGTACAACCCGTTCAGGTACCATCGGGGCAGTGTCTGGCCGGTCGAGGCCGGCACCATCGGCCTCGGACTCGCGCGGTACGGCTGCTGGGACCACCTGCACCGGCTGGCCGAGGGGACGTTCGCGGCGTCGGCCCTCTTCGCCGAGCACCGCCTGCCCGAGGTGCTCAGTGGCCTGCCCCGCGACACCTTTCCGCACCCCGGGGTCTACCCGGACTCCTGTTCCCCGCAGGCGTGGTCGGCCAGCGCGGTCATCGCGCTCGTGCAGGCGCTGCTGGCGCTGCGCCCGGCCGCGCCGTTGCGGGCGATCCTGCTCGATCCGCACCTGCCGTCGTGGCTGCCCGACCTCCGGCTGGAGGGGGTCCGGGTCGGCGGGCGCACCTTCGACCTGACGGTGCGGCGCCGATCGGGCGGGCGGATGTCGGTGCAGACCCGCGGCGACCGGATCGCGGTGCTGCGCCGCCCCACCCGCCAGGCATCGGCCACCCGGCGGCACCGCCCCTGA
- a CDS encoding amphi-Trp domain-containing protein — protein sequence MDIYEDERTVSRADLAAWLRQVASQVEAGQVFYGAAGAVAVADQVHCELEIEQEGKDEYSIEIEFSWVNPAAEGEKPAAAEGEKADAEKAAATEADEEPETESSATA from the coding sequence ATGGATATCTACGAGGACGAGCGGACCGTGTCGCGGGCGGATCTGGCCGCGTGGCTGCGTCAGGTGGCGAGCCAGGTGGAGGCCGGGCAGGTCTTCTACGGTGCCGCCGGTGCCGTCGCCGTCGCCGACCAGGTGCACTGCGAGCTGGAGATCGAGCAGGAGGGCAAGGACGAGTACTCGATCGAGATCGAGTTCTCCTGGGTGAACCCGGCGGCCGAGGGGGAGAAGCCCGCGGCGGCCGAGGGGGAGAAGGCCGACGCGGAGAAGGCGGCGGCGACCGAGGCGGACGAGGAGCCGGAGACGGAGTCCTCCGCGACCGCCTAG
- a CDS encoding ABC transporter ATP-binding protein, translated as MIRRLSRYLGPEQAHLLRRQLRWIIAATLLQGITLAFTIPIVRALLTGTHAELVWWIGGFALSAVVTWLVDYRATVKGFDVGSTILDRLRHRLGDHVATLPLGWFTPEHTSTLGLTLSKGVMDILALPVRQLAALLRSILVPLVLIVTLIVVDWRIGLVALAAVPAVLVVFWWAGRLGRRADAAVNETTAAASDRMVEFAQSQPVLRTFGRQGTAAEQFDRSLQEQARAERRQLWLVLPPLIVNGFIARLVLLALLSLVIALAAGITDPVALATLLATLPVINLIVTPLGDVAANATVIRICAAQMDAADAVLDTRPLPEPVTPTAPADATLAFDHVSFAYDDTPVLHDITFTVAQGTTTAIVGPSGGGKSTIIRLAARFFDPQHGQIRLGGVPLTGLGAEYLHRAISPVFQDSYLFSGTLADNLRLAREDATDVDLDDVAARSGLTEVIAALPEGWHSQVGEGGARLSGGERQRVALARAFLKDAPVLLLDEATASLDAENGNLVTAAIQELARDRTVIVIAHQLTTITEADQILFIENGRIAERGTHDELLAHDGGYATHWQALTAATAWRLIAP; from the coding sequence ATGATCCGTCGGCTCTCCCGCTACCTCGGCCCCGAGCAGGCCCACCTGCTGCGTCGTCAACTGCGATGGATCATCGCCGCAACCCTCCTGCAGGGGATCACCCTGGCGTTCACGATCCCGATCGTGCGAGCGCTGCTGACTGGCACTCACGCGGAACTGGTCTGGTGGATAGGCGGCTTCGCGCTCTCGGCCGTGGTGACGTGGCTCGTCGACTATCGGGCCACGGTAAAAGGATTCGACGTCGGCAGCACCATCCTCGACCGGTTGCGCCACCGGCTCGGTGACCACGTCGCGACGCTGCCACTGGGCTGGTTCACCCCGGAGCACACGAGCACGCTGGGACTGACGTTGAGCAAGGGCGTCATGGACATCCTCGCCCTGCCGGTCCGTCAACTCGCCGCCCTGCTGCGGTCGATCCTGGTCCCGCTCGTGCTCATCGTCACGCTGATCGTCGTCGACTGGCGGATCGGGCTGGTGGCGCTCGCCGCCGTTCCGGCCGTGCTGGTGGTGTTCTGGTGGGCCGGACGCCTCGGGCGGCGAGCCGATGCCGCAGTCAACGAAACCACGGCGGCAGCAAGCGACCGGATGGTGGAGTTCGCCCAGTCCCAGCCGGTGCTGCGCACCTTCGGGCGGCAGGGCACCGCTGCCGAGCAGTTCGACCGCTCGCTCCAGGAGCAGGCCCGTGCCGAACGCAGACAGTTGTGGCTCGTGCTACCGCCGCTGATCGTCAACGGGTTCATCGCCCGCCTCGTTCTCCTCGCACTGCTGTCCCTGGTCATCGCGCTTGCCGCAGGCATCACCGATCCGGTGGCGCTGGCGACGCTGCTGGCCACGCTCCCGGTCATCAATCTGATCGTCACACCCCTCGGCGACGTCGCCGCCAACGCCACCGTCATCCGCATCTGTGCGGCGCAGATGGACGCCGCCGATGCCGTCCTGGACACCAGGCCGCTGCCGGAACCGGTCACGCCCACGGCGCCGGCAGACGCGACGCTCGCCTTCGATCACGTCTCTTTCGCCTACGACGACACCCCTGTCCTGCACGACATCACCTTCACAGTGGCACAGGGAACCACGACTGCCATCGTCGGCCCGTCCGGTGGAGGCAAGTCGACGATCATCCGGCTCGCCGCCCGGTTCTTCGACCCCCAGCACGGACAGATCCGCCTCGGCGGCGTCCCGCTCACCGGGCTCGGCGCCGAGTATCTGCACCGGGCGATCTCCCCGGTCTTCCAGGACAGCTACCTGTTCTCCGGCACCTTGGCCGACAACCTCCGCCTCGCCCGCGAAGACGCCACCGATGTCGACCTCGATGACGTGGCCGCACGGTCCGGTCTCACCGAGGTGATCGCCGCGCTCCCGGAAGGCTGGCACAGCCAGGTCGGTGAAGGCGGTGCGCGCCTGTCCGGCGGGGAGCGGCAGCGGGTCGCGCTCGCCCGCGCCTTCCTCAAGGACGCCCCGGTACTGCTCCTGGACGAAGCCACCGCCTCCCTCGACGCCGAGAACGGGAACTTGGTCACCGCCGCCATCCAGGAACTCGCGCGTGACCGCACCGTCATCGTCATCGCCCACCAGCTGACCACGATCACCGAGGCTGACCAGATCCTCTTCATCGAGAACGGGCGGATCGCCGAGCGCGGCACCCACGACGAACTCCTCGCCCACGACGGCGGCTACGCCACGCACTGGCAGGCACTGACGGCGGCGACGGCATGGAGGCTGATCGCACCATGA
- a CDS encoding L-threonylcarbamoyladenylate synthase, which produces MARYFDVHPDNPQPRIIGQVIDVVRRDGLIAYPTDSCFALGSRLGNKDGMDRIREIRHLDSGHHFTLVCRDFAQLGQFVQLDNAVFRAVKAATPGGYTFILPATREVPRRLLHPRKKTVGVRIPAHPVTRALLDEWGEPLLSSTLLLPGDDEPMTQGWEIKERLDHAVDAVVDAGECGTEPTTVIDFSDGEPEIVRVGAGDPTRFG; this is translated from the coding sequence ATGGCCAGGTACTTCGACGTGCACCCGGACAACCCGCAGCCGCGCATCATCGGTCAGGTGATCGACGTCGTCCGGCGAGACGGCCTGATCGCCTACCCGACGGACTCGTGCTTCGCGCTGGGCAGCCGGCTCGGCAACAAGGACGGCATGGACCGGATCCGGGAGATCCGCCACCTCGACAGCGGTCACCACTTCACCCTGGTCTGCCGCGACTTCGCCCAGCTCGGCCAGTTCGTGCAGCTCGACAACGCGGTGTTCCGGGCGGTGAAGGCGGCCACCCCGGGCGGCTACACGTTCATCCTGCCGGCCACCCGGGAGGTTCCGCGCCGGCTGCTGCACCCGCGCAAGAAGACCGTGGGCGTACGCATCCCCGCGCATCCGGTCACCCGCGCGCTCCTCGACGAGTGGGGCGAGCCGTTGCTGTCGAGCACCCTGCTGCTGCCCGGCGACGACGAGCCGATGACCCAGGGCTGGGAGATCAAGGAACGCCTCGACCACGCCGTCGACGCGGTGGTCGACGCGGGGGAGTGCGGCACCGAGCCGACCACGGTGATCGACTTCTCGGACGGCGAGCCGGAGATCGTCCGGGTCGGCGCCGGTGACCCGACCCGTTTCGGCTGA
- a CDS encoding PadR family transcriptional regulator — MSVGYALLGLLERGPRHGYDLKRSYDDQFGRGRSLHYGQVYATLARLLKNGLVEVRSEPGEGPDRKRYAITEAGVTDVEHWLARPEQPEVYLQSKLYTKVVLALLTDRDAADLLDVQRAAHLGQMRELTHRKLAGDLADQLVCDHALFHLEADLRWLELTAARLDQLRAQVREETR; from the coding sequence ATGTCTGTCGGTTACGCCCTTCTGGGTCTGCTGGAGCGGGGCCCGCGACACGGTTACGACCTGAAGCGCTCCTACGACGACCAGTTCGGTCGCGGTCGGTCGCTGCACTACGGGCAGGTCTACGCCACGCTCGCCCGCCTGCTCAAGAACGGTCTCGTCGAGGTCCGGTCCGAGCCCGGCGAGGGACCGGACCGCAAGCGGTACGCCATCACCGAGGCCGGCGTCACCGACGTCGAGCATTGGCTGGCCCGGCCGGAGCAGCCCGAGGTCTATCTGCAGAGCAAGCTCTACACCAAGGTCGTCCTGGCGCTGCTCACCGACCGTGACGCGGCCGACCTGCTCGACGTGCAGCGCGCCGCCCACCTGGGGCAGATGCGGGAGCTGACCCACCGCAAGCTCGCCGGTGACCTGGCCGACCAACTCGTCTGTGACCACGCCCTGTTCCACTTGGAAGCCGACCTGCGTTGGCTGGAGCTGACCGCCGCCCGGCTGGACCAGCTCCGCGCGCAGGTGCGAGAGGAGACGCGATGA
- a CDS encoding ABC transporter ATP-binding protein: protein MPSRSDRESTSSPMATLLRPVRGRLIVVIVVQAIASALMLSPLVTGAIIAERLIADARDPGIWPVLVTGLVLLGLGLVLKASADLIAHLADNDLTLILRRRLAARLRGAPLGWFTDTSAGRVKQGMQDDVTALHHLVAHSYAELAGAVATPIAAYAYLFVVDWRLALVLLVPLPVFIVIYGRMLAGMGKDMAEYGRVLEDVNSAVVEFVDGIPVVKTFGQTGRASAAYRSASDRFTRFFIGWARPMIAPETIANLAVAPAALLLLTLVFGSWFVSLGWMQPVQVIPFALVGLGIGGPISVLTSNVMALQMANGAAARLHDLLDTEQLPEPPAPSLPDGSRIEFDRVSFGYDTTRMVLRDVSVAFEPGTVTAIVGASGSGKTTLARLVLRYADPAAGRVLLGGVPLPDVASDELFRTVGAVFQNVRLLRMSVAENIALARPDASLADLEQVAKTARIHDRILELPRGYDSVIGDDARLSGGEAQRVSIARALLLDPEVLVLDEATSAADAANARAIQAGLSALVSQRSRTIIVIAHRLDSVKAADRILVLDDGRIVEDGTHRDLIERRGTYHRLWHAQHPADRAQPPAIQNATKGHPR, encoded by the coding sequence ATGCCGTCACGGAGTGACCGGGAGTCGACGTCGAGTCCGATGGCGACCCTGTTACGGCCGGTTCGGGGCCGTTTGATCGTGGTCATCGTCGTGCAGGCGATCGCCTCTGCGTTGATGCTGTCGCCGCTGGTGACGGGGGCGATCATCGCGGAACGCCTGATCGCGGATGCCCGCGATCCCGGGATCTGGCCGGTGCTGGTCACGGGCCTGGTGTTGCTGGGCCTGGGTCTGGTGTTGAAGGCGTCGGCGGACCTGATCGCGCACCTGGCGGACAACGACCTGACACTGATTCTGCGCCGCAGGTTGGCGGCGCGGCTCCGAGGTGCACCGCTGGGATGGTTCACCGACACCAGTGCGGGGCGGGTCAAGCAAGGTATGCAGGACGATGTCACCGCGCTGCACCATCTGGTGGCGCATTCCTACGCCGAGCTTGCCGGCGCGGTCGCCACGCCGATCGCCGCGTACGCCTACCTGTTCGTCGTCGACTGGCGGCTGGCGCTGGTTCTGCTGGTTCCGTTGCCGGTGTTCATAGTGATCTACGGGCGGATGCTGGCGGGCATGGGTAAGGACATGGCCGAGTACGGCCGGGTGCTCGAAGACGTCAACAGTGCGGTCGTGGAGTTCGTCGACGGTATCCCCGTGGTCAAGACGTTCGGCCAGACGGGACGGGCGAGTGCCGCCTATCGGTCGGCGTCGGATCGTTTCACCAGATTCTTCATCGGGTGGGCCAGGCCGATGATCGCACCGGAGACGATCGCGAATCTGGCCGTCGCGCCTGCGGCGCTGCTGCTGCTCACGCTCGTGTTCGGTAGTTGGTTCGTCTCGCTCGGCTGGATGCAGCCGGTCCAGGTGATCCCGTTCGCCCTCGTCGGTCTGGGGATCGGCGGACCGATCTCGGTGCTGACCTCGAACGTGATGGCACTACAGATGGCGAACGGTGCCGCCGCACGCTTGCACGACCTCCTGGACACCGAGCAGCTTCCCGAGCCGCCCGCACCGTCCCTACCCGACGGGTCGAGGATCGAGTTCGACCGGGTCAGCTTCGGCTACGACACCACGCGGATGGTGCTGCGCGACGTCAGCGTGGCTTTCGAGCCCGGTACGGTCACCGCGATCGTCGGGGCGTCGGGCTCAGGCAAGACGACCCTGGCCCGGCTCGTGTTGCGCTACGCCGATCCCGCTGCCGGCCGGGTGCTCCTCGGCGGCGTCCCCCTCCCCGATGTGGCGTCGGACGAGTTGTTCCGCACGGTCGGTGCCGTGTTCCAGAATGTGCGCCTGCTACGGATGAGTGTCGCGGAGAACATCGCCCTGGCTCGCCCGGACGCCTCGCTCGCCGACCTCGAGCAGGTGGCGAAGACCGCACGCATCCACGACCGCATCCTCGAACTGCCGCGTGGCTACGACTCCGTCATCGGCGACGATGCACGACTGTCCGGCGGGGAGGCGCAACGGGTCTCCATCGCACGTGCGCTCCTGCTCGACCCCGAGGTGCTCGTGCTCGACGAGGCCACCTCCGCCGCCGACGCCGCGAACGCCAGGGCCATCCAGGCCGGGTTGTCGGCGCTGGTCTCCCAGCGCTCCCGGACCATCATCGTCATCGCCCACCGACTCGATTCGGTCAAGGCCGCCGACCGCATCCTCGTCCTCGACGACGGCCGCATCGTCGAGGACGGCACCCACCGGGATCTGATCGAACGGCGCGGCACGTATCACCGGCTGTGGCACGCACAGCACCCGGCCGACCGCGCACAGCCTCCGGCGATCCAGAACGCCACGAAAGGACACCCGCGATGA